The Echinicola rosea genome has a segment encoding these proteins:
- a CDS encoding TolC family protein produces MRRSFHFCIYIFALIVTNLPSGCKVKSPPTSEELQEQAFAHFILPSTWQEAKEGQSDSTEFTENWLAEFSDPILDTLVKEALVYNSNLNISESRLAQAQGYVKMAQGALRPAINILARENSKLGGSFAGGLNGAVFSASWELDIWGKLRNTKQAQIEEYRAMGMEVSYARLSLAAAVVRNYYLATELFLERKLAEEMVMLSKTLVELAEKRFEVGIGNEKDIAVAQANLSTAEDGRQMLELAHHNQLRALELILGRYPYAEVAVSDSLLTINSTIPAGIPLQLLERRPDVLAAQHRFNASFHRVRSAKAARLPQLSLTGNFGAINSEVISLVPEFANPIRSIGGSLIAPLYQGGMLKENVEIKTLEQEQATTVYAQAVLDAINDVETTLETVQNVDGREKILSQEVKYNQRAFELEQIAYKVGKSDLRDVTIQQMNLFSAKISLLRVQTEKIIQRVNLYLALGGAM; encoded by the coding sequence ATGAGGCGATCTTTTCATTTTTGTATTTACATCTTCGCTCTCATTGTCACCAACCTACCAAGTGGCTGCAAAGTGAAGTCCCCTCCTACTTCGGAAGAACTTCAAGAGCAGGCCTTTGCCCATTTCATACTTCCTTCCACTTGGCAAGAAGCCAAAGAAGGGCAATCAGACTCCACGGAATTCACGGAAAATTGGCTTGCAGAATTTTCTGACCCTATCTTGGACACCTTGGTCAAGGAAGCGTTGGTTTACAATTCCAATCTAAATATCAGTGAATCAAGACTTGCCCAAGCCCAAGGGTATGTAAAAATGGCACAAGGAGCCTTACGACCTGCTATCAATATATTGGCCAGGGAAAACAGTAAGCTGGGAGGAAGTTTTGCAGGTGGGCTGAATGGAGCCGTTTTTTCCGCGTCCTGGGAATTAGACATTTGGGGAAAACTCAGAAACACCAAACAGGCACAAATAGAAGAATACCGAGCCATGGGAATGGAGGTCAGTTATGCAAGGCTCTCCTTGGCTGCCGCTGTGGTTAGAAATTACTACTTGGCCACTGAATTATTTCTTGAAAGGAAACTCGCAGAGGAAATGGTCATGTTATCAAAGACCCTTGTTGAGCTAGCTGAAAAGCGATTTGAAGTTGGTATCGGAAACGAAAAAGACATAGCGGTAGCCCAGGCAAATCTTAGTACCGCAGAAGATGGGCGCCAAATGCTGGAATTGGCGCATCATAATCAGTTAAGGGCATTGGAGCTGATTTTGGGCAGGTATCCATATGCTGAAGTAGCCGTATCCGATTCCCTGCTCACCATTAACAGCACCATTCCTGCCGGCATTCCTCTGCAGTTGTTAGAGCGCAGGCCGGATGTATTGGCAGCACAGCATCGCTTCAATGCCAGTTTTCACAGAGTCAGATCTGCCAAAGCCGCAAGACTTCCACAACTGAGCCTGACAGGTAATTTTGGTGCTATTAATAGTGAAGTCATTTCACTGGTGCCGGAATTTGCCAACCCCATCAGAAGCATCGGTGGATCTTTAATAGCGCCCCTTTACCAGGGAGGAATGCTCAAGGAAAATGTAGAAATCAAAACGCTCGAGCAAGAACAGGCTACCACCGTCTATGCCCAAGCGGTCCTCGATGCGATCAATGATGTGGAAACCACCCTGGAAACGGTCCAAAATGTCGATGGACGTGAAAAAATCCTTTCCCAAGAAGTCAAATATAACCAAAGGGCCTTTGAGCTGGAGCAAATTGCCTATAAAGTGGGCAAATCCGATTTGAGGGATGTCACCATTCAGCAAATGAACCTTTTCTCCGCCAAAATCAGTCTCCTTCGGGTACAAACTGAAAAAATCATCCAGCGGGTAAACTTATACCTGGCCTTGGGCGGAGCCATGTAA
- a CDS encoding HlyD family secretion protein, which produces MEILLLLIYAGIVWLIFFKFKLLPWNTISQVIVITIPVVAITLLILFLNIVAPSSHDVRVMNYNVEVVPRVTGLVVDVPVEPNEHVKKGDTLFRIDPTPFQLKVNTLEAKLPGLEAKLVSAEAFDRELESQLTTANNHLRVINTQIDLALKRLDQTRELAQSGAGSRFDFEEAETNLKNLEAQLAVAESEKSQIIQKLSAQSSEGELAEISEARAVLEQTKSDLALARWELDQTVYRAPADGRVVNLQLRTGAMAVQFPIKPVMTFVEDEQWVVALFAQNELRLVEDGNEAEIAIKTHPNRIIKCTVDHIVWANAQGQLTASGRIPDTREEGHHEGRFAVRLKIDHNEDLFLAPGAVGQGAIYTEHGKLIHLIRKVIIRVGTKLDWLILKLH; this is translated from the coding sequence ATGGAGATATTATTACTACTGATATATGCCGGCATCGTCTGGCTGATATTCTTTAAATTTAAGCTACTGCCTTGGAACACCATTTCCCAGGTTATTGTGATTACCATTCCTGTAGTGGCCATCACTTTACTCATTCTTTTCCTAAATATCGTAGCGCCTTCATCGCATGATGTCAGGGTAATGAACTATAATGTCGAAGTGGTTCCGCGTGTCACCGGGCTGGTCGTGGACGTACCTGTAGAACCTAATGAACATGTAAAAAAAGGGGATACGCTTTTCCGGATAGACCCTACGCCTTTCCAGCTAAAGGTAAACACATTAGAAGCCAAACTTCCGGGATTAGAGGCCAAATTGGTCAGTGCAGAGGCTTTTGATCGGGAACTGGAATCACAACTCACCACAGCCAACAACCACCTTAGAGTCATCAACACCCAGATAGACCTGGCCTTAAAACGACTGGACCAAACCCGTGAATTGGCCCAAAGCGGAGCAGGATCCCGTTTTGATTTTGAAGAAGCAGAAACCAACCTCAAAAATCTGGAAGCCCAGCTTGCCGTAGCCGAATCTGAAAAATCTCAAATTATCCAAAAACTCTCTGCCCAATCCAGTGAAGGTGAACTAGCAGAAATATCCGAAGCCCGTGCGGTCCTAGAGCAAACCAAATCTGACCTTGCACTGGCCAGGTGGGAACTGGATCAGACCGTCTATCGTGCCCCAGCCGACGGAAGGGTGGTCAATCTGCAATTGAGGACAGGTGCTATGGCTGTCCAATTCCCCATCAAGCCTGTGATGACCTTTGTGGAAGATGAGCAGTGGGTGGTGGCCCTTTTTGCCCAAAATGAACTACGGCTGGTGGAAGACGGAAATGAAGCAGAAATCGCCATCAAGACTCATCCTAACAGGATCATCAAATGCACGGTAGATCACATCGTCTGGGCAAATGCACAAGGACAGCTCACCGCTAGCGGCAGAATTCCCGATACCCGTGAAGAGGGCCATCATGAAGGAAGATTTGCCGTCCGACTAAAAATCGACCATAACGAGGACTTGTTCCTGGCACCGGGAGCAGTAGGACAAGGCGCAATTTATACCGAACACGGAAAACTAATCCATTTGATAAGGAAAGTCATAATTCGCGTGGGAACCAAATTGGATTGGCTGATTCTTAAACTACACTGA
- a CDS encoding DUF3302 domain-containing protein, with product MKSGSLFNKLSILTIGIAFLPSLVHAATFEDKLADIVSWIALIVAPIVAIGAFLMVHVLPEKIAEKRQHPQAQAIKTLCILSLVFGGLLWPLAWLWAYSKPVFYKMAYGTDKGDYHEETLKEFNESKNKDQRDS from the coding sequence ATGAAAAGCGGTTCGTTATTTAACAAGTTATCGATATTGACCATTGGCATAGCCTTCTTGCCATCATTGGTTCATGCGGCTACTTTCGAGGACAAATTAGCTGACATAGTGAGCTGGATTGCCCTTATCGTAGCACCAATAGTAGCCATCGGAGCCTTTCTAATGGTCCATGTCCTTCCCGAAAAAATTGCTGAAAAGCGTCAACATCCACAAGCGCAGGCGATCAAAACCCTTTGCATCTTATCGCTTGTTTTTGGAGGTTTACTTTGGCCATTGGCCTGGCTGTGGGCCTATTCCAAACCTGTTTTCTACAAAATGGCCTATGGTACCGACAAAGGGGATTATCATGAGGAGACACTGAAAGAATTTAACGAAAGTAAAAACAAAGATCAGCGCGATTCCTGA
- a CDS encoding metallophosphoesterase family protein, protein MKRRKSLKIMALGALTPGAGMLSPLSETVRVLDKTTNLHFESDWQKWPDIDWAGPEYWGNRLQDWKIVAGSAVCQIAAPNRTLHCLTTQVRPVQGSLKTAVDIKLNQDLPSSDDNYIGIRLGIKGKFEDYRSAAVHGKGMDIAITTSGKLKISDQFFPIDKELITDGVTLEIAIQDGSQNKVILTSLDGNLQEIEFTDQNTSPSSIAGNVALVSSIQEASTEQITSAAFSNWKITGSKITSSSEHEYGPICFAQYTLHKGILKLTGQLAPVEKVPSHQVTLQLKIDGQWKNVGNAAIDPLSRTVHFRHEHWSHKTAIPYRIKLTLPLKVDLKEYHYEGSIRPLPEDQQQVKAAVFSCNCDYGFPDAEVPEYVQYHHPDLAFFVGDQFYEGTGGFGIQKSPLNKAALDYLRKWMMFGWSYREIYRHIPCAIIPDDHDVYHGNIWGEAGKAADISNGWGAPAQDSGGYKMEPSWVNMVQKCQTSHLPDPFDPTPVQHGIEVYYTDWIFGGISFAILEDRKWKSAPKHVLPESADIWNGWIRNPDFDIKKHRVENAKLLGERQLTFLDHWAGNWSGEVKMKALVSQTIFNTVSTLPAEAMDDSVVPKMEIPQLGKYITGDKINGDMDSNGWPQVGRDKAIEKIRKCFAFHIAGDQHLASFTQYGVDKYGDSGFAFAGPALNNIWPRRWWPPVSNPQDYSTENPLYTGNYEDGFGNKMTVKAVANPRKTGKKPAIVYDRATGYGMVTFNKKARTITTECWPKHVDPSKHPKGQYAGWPITIHQEDNYGRKATAWLPEIKFNGMHNPILEVIEEESGDRVYCIALKGNTFTPKVFDKGTFTVRIKDDKTGKTREKKGIKSSPSSKGTIMLS, encoded by the coding sequence ATGAAAAGACGGAAATCACTAAAAATCATGGCACTGGGGGCTTTGACGCCAGGGGCAGGAATGCTATCACCTCTATCAGAGACAGTTCGTGTATTGGATAAAACCACTAACCTGCACTTTGAAAGTGATTGGCAGAAATGGCCAGACATAGATTGGGCAGGTCCTGAATATTGGGGCAATCGCCTTCAGGACTGGAAAATAGTTGCTGGTAGTGCCGTTTGTCAAATCGCTGCACCCAACCGAACCCTACACTGCCTAACCACCCAAGTCAGACCGGTTCAAGGCAGCTTAAAAACGGCTGTTGATATAAAGTTAAACCAAGATCTTCCGTCATCTGATGACAATTATATTGGTATCAGGCTGGGAATAAAAGGGAAATTTGAGGATTACCGATCGGCTGCTGTACACGGAAAAGGTATGGACATCGCCATTACCACTTCTGGAAAGCTAAAAATTTCAGATCAGTTTTTCCCTATCGATAAAGAACTAATCACCGATGGTGTCACATTGGAAATAGCCATTCAGGACGGTTCCCAAAACAAGGTGATTTTGACTTCTCTCGATGGAAATCTCCAAGAGATCGAATTCACTGATCAAAATACTTCTCCTTCTAGCATTGCCGGAAACGTAGCATTGGTATCATCCATCCAAGAAGCCAGTACTGAGCAAATCACTTCTGCTGCCTTTTCCAACTGGAAGATAACAGGATCCAAAATCACTTCCAGTAGTGAACATGAATACGGCCCCATATGCTTTGCACAATATACACTGCACAAAGGCATCCTAAAACTCACTGGCCAGTTGGCTCCGGTGGAAAAAGTCCCGAGCCATCAGGTAACTTTACAATTAAAGATAGATGGACAATGGAAAAACGTCGGCAATGCTGCTATCGATCCGCTGTCAAGGACAGTTCACTTTCGACACGAGCATTGGAGCCACAAAACAGCCATTCCTTACCGGATAAAACTTACACTTCCACTAAAGGTAGATCTGAAAGAATACCACTACGAAGGTAGCATCCGCCCACTGCCCGAGGACCAGCAACAAGTAAAGGCCGCAGTTTTTAGCTGTAATTGTGATTATGGCTTCCCTGATGCAGAAGTCCCTGAATATGTTCAGTACCATCATCCCGACCTGGCTTTTTTCGTGGGTGACCAATTTTATGAAGGCACAGGCGGTTTTGGTATCCAAAAATCACCGCTTAATAAAGCAGCGCTGGACTACCTTCGCAAGTGGATGATGTTCGGCTGGTCCTATCGTGAAATTTATCGGCATATTCCCTGTGCGATCATTCCTGATGACCATGATGTCTATCATGGCAATATCTGGGGAGAAGCCGGAAAAGCCGCCGATATCTCCAATGGCTGGGGTGCTCCTGCACAAGATTCCGGCGGCTATAAAATGGAACCTAGCTGGGTCAATATGGTACAAAAATGCCAGACCTCACACCTGCCAGACCCTTTTGACCCCACCCCTGTTCAGCATGGAATTGAAGTATATTATACGGATTGGATTTTTGGCGGGATTAGTTTCGCTATTTTGGAAGATAGAAAATGGAAGTCAGCCCCTAAACACGTCCTTCCCGAATCAGCGGACATCTGGAACGGTTGGATTAGAAACCCGGACTTTGACATCAAAAAACACCGTGTAGAAAATGCCAAACTACTTGGTGAAAGACAATTGACCTTTTTGGATCACTGGGCTGGAAACTGGTCCGGAGAAGTAAAGATGAAAGCACTGGTGAGCCAGACAATCTTCAATACCGTTTCTACCCTGCCGGCCGAAGCCATGGACGATTCTGTTGTTCCCAAAATGGAAATTCCCCAACTGGGCAAATATATAACCGGGGATAAAATCAACGGCGATATGGACAGCAATGGCTGGCCACAGGTAGGCAGGGACAAAGCCATCGAAAAGATCAGAAAGTGTTTTGCCTTCCACATAGCAGGAGATCAGCACCTCGCCAGTTTTACGCAGTATGGTGTGGACAAATACGGTGATAGCGGTTTCGCTTTTGCCGGGCCGGCACTCAACAACATCTGGCCAAGGAGATGGTGGCCACCTGTCTCTAATCCCCAGGATTATTCAACAGAAAATCCTCTTTATACGGGAAACTATGAAGACGGTTTTGGGAATAAAATGACCGTAAAAGCCGTCGCCAATCCACGAAAAACAGGAAAAAAACCGGCCATCGTCTATGATCGAGCCACGGGCTATGGCATGGTCACATTCAACAAAAAAGCCCGTACCATCACCACTGAATGCTGGCCAAAACACGTAGATCCATCAAAACACCCTAAAGGACAATATGCTGGATGGCCAATCACCATCCACCAAGAGGACAATTATGGCCGTAAAGCCACCGCTTGGCTTCCAGAGATCAAATTCAACGGTATGCATAACCCTATTTTAGAAGTGATTGAAGAAGAATCTGGAGATAGGGTCTATTGCATTGCCCTAAAGGGAAACACCTTTACTCCAAAGGTATTTGACAAAGGGACATTTACCGTTAGGATAAAGGATGATAAAACCGGAAAAACAAGGGAAAAGAAAGGCATAAAATCTTCTCCATCCTCCAAAGGAACCATAATGCTCAGTTAA
- the sucC gene encoding ADP-forming succinate--CoA ligase subunit beta has product MNIHEYQAKEVLKGYGVKIQEGIVAETPEAALEAAKQLNAETGTSWYVIKAQIHAGGRGKGKIQQTGSNGVVLAKKLDEVTEKAKNILGGTLVTHQTGPEGKAVSKVLVAQDVYYPGDSEPKEYYLSILLDRATGSNVIMASTEGGMDIEEVAEKTPEKIIKEWIDPNVGLQGFQARKVAFALGLSGNALKEMVKFITALYKAYDATDSSQFEINPVLKTSDDQILAVDAKVNLDDNALFRHRDLAELRDISEEDPLEVEAGKSDLNYVKLDGNVGCMVNGAGLAMATMDMIKLSGGEPANFLDVGGGANATTVEAGFRIILKDPNVKAILINVFGGIVRCDRIASGVVEAYKSIGDIRVPIIVRLQGTNAEEGAKIIDESGLKVASAITLKEAAEKVQEVLKNA; this is encoded by the coding sequence ATGAATATACACGAATATCAAGCAAAAGAAGTTCTTAAAGGATACGGAGTGAAAATTCAGGAAGGCATAGTAGCCGAAACTCCTGAAGCAGCACTCGAAGCAGCCAAGCAACTCAACGCAGAAACAGGTACCTCATGGTATGTGATCAAAGCACAGATCCATGCGGGTGGACGTGGTAAAGGTAAAATTCAGCAAACAGGCTCCAATGGTGTGGTACTGGCCAAGAAATTGGACGAAGTGACTGAAAAAGCCAAAAACATCCTAGGAGGGACCTTGGTGACACACCAGACCGGTCCTGAAGGAAAAGCCGTAAGCAAAGTTTTGGTAGCACAGGATGTTTATTACCCTGGAGACTCCGAGCCTAAAGAATATTACCTATCCATTCTACTGGACAGGGCTACTGGAAGCAATGTCATCATGGCCTCTACAGAAGGCGGTATGGACATCGAAGAAGTAGCAGAAAAGACACCTGAAAAAATCATCAAAGAGTGGATTGACCCTAATGTAGGACTTCAAGGTTTCCAAGCCAGAAAAGTGGCCTTCGCCCTTGGCTTATCAGGAAATGCATTGAAGGAGATGGTTAAGTTTATAACGGCCCTATACAAGGCATACGATGCCACGGATTCTTCCCAATTTGAGATCAACCCGGTCTTGAAAACTTCTGACGACCAGATTCTGGCGGTAGATGCCAAAGTGAACCTTGATGACAATGCTCTTTTCAGACATCGTGATCTTGCCGAGCTTCGTGATATTTCTGAAGAGGATCCCCTAGAAGTGGAAGCAGGCAAATCAGACCTAAACTACGTAAAACTGGACGGTAACGTAGGTTGTATGGTAAATGGTGCAGGTCTGGCCATGGCCACTATGGACATGATCAAATTATCCGGCGGTGAACCTGCCAATTTCCTTGACGTAGGAGGTGGAGCCAATGCGACTACAGTTGAAGCTGGTTTCAGAATTATCCTAAAAGATCCGAATGTAAAAGCCATCCTTATCAATGTATTTGGAGGGATCGTACGATGCGACAGAATCGCCAGTGGTGTGGTAGAAGCCTATAAATCAATCGGTGACATCCGCGTACCGATCATCGTAAGACTTCAAGGAACCAATGCTGAGGAAGGTGCTAAAATCATCGACGAATCAGGATTGAAAGTGGCCTCTGCCATTACCTTAAAAGAAGCTGCAGAAAAAGTACAGGAAGTGCTTAAAAACGCATAA
- a CDS encoding ABC transporter ATP-binding protein — MLRAKGIHKYYGDLHVLKGVDVAIAAGEIVSIVGASGAGKSTLLHILGTLDDADKGQVSIGDKSLTNLKGDKLASYRNQEVGFVFQFHNLLPEFTAEENIIIPGLIGKNDVAKLKVKAKELAKLLGIVDRLEHKPSELSGGEQQRVAVARALINDPKIIFADEPSGNLDTQSAESLHELFFALRDQFGQSFVIVTHNKQLAQMADRMLTMQDGVIVSGQQ, encoded by the coding sequence ATGCTAAGAGCTAAAGGCATTCATAAATATTACGGAGATCTCCATGTGTTGAAAGGAGTGGATGTGGCCATTGCTGCAGGTGAAATTGTCTCCATCGTTGGTGCTTCTGGTGCTGGGAAAAGTACCTTATTGCATATCTTGGGCACCTTGGATGATGCAGACAAAGGACAGGTATCGATCGGGGATAAATCACTGACCAATTTGAAAGGGGATAAGCTGGCTTCCTACCGAAATCAGGAAGTTGGGTTTGTTTTCCAGTTTCACAATTTGCTTCCTGAGTTTACGGCAGAAGAAAACATCATTATCCCCGGATTGATAGGTAAAAATGATGTGGCAAAATTAAAAGTGAAGGCCAAGGAATTGGCGAAGCTCTTAGGGATAGTGGACAGGTTGGAACATAAACCATCTGAATTGAGCGGGGGAGAACAGCAGCGTGTGGCCGTCGCCCGGGCATTGATCAATGACCCAAAGATAATTTTTGCCGATGAGCCCAGCGGAAATCTGGACACCCAAAGTGCGGAATCACTTCACGAGCTTTTTTTTGCCTTAAGGGACCAATTTGGACAGTCTTTTGTCATCGTTACCCATAACAAGCAATTGGCACAAATGGCTGATCGTATGCTCACAATGCAGGATGGGGTGATTGTTTCGGGACAGCAATAA
- a CDS encoding peroxiredoxin produces MPLQKNTKAPDFSLPSTSGQNFRLSENFKEKAALIFFYPKDQTKGCTQEVCSFRDNFQAFKSLEIPIVGISRDSLTSHQEFKQMHRLPFELLSDEDGSVCKQYKALMPLIKMPKRITYLLNPSHEIIAVHEGLFDGPGHVKAMLEEVKGMGS; encoded by the coding sequence ATGCCTCTTCAAAAAAACACCAAAGCACCTGACTTCTCCCTGCCATCTACTTCTGGGCAAAATTTCCGGTTATCAGAAAATTTTAAGGAAAAAGCGGCCTTGATTTTCTTTTACCCTAAGGACCAGACTAAAGGATGTACCCAAGAAGTATGTAGTTTCCGTGATAATTTCCAAGCATTTAAATCCCTCGAAATCCCCATTGTAGGTATTAGCAGAGACAGTCTTACCAGCCATCAAGAGTTCAAACAAATGCATCGCCTGCCATTTGAATTGCTCTCTGACGAAGATGGGAGTGTCTGCAAACAGTACAAAGCGCTCATGCCGCTGATCAAAATGCCAAAGAGAATCACCTATTTACTTAATCCGTCCCATGAGATCATTGCTGTCCATGAGGGGCTCTTTGACGGCCCAGGGCATGTGAAGGCCATGCTGGAGGAAGTAAAGGGGATGGGAAGCTGA